In the Solibacillus sp. FSL K6-1523 genome, one interval contains:
- a CDS encoding cell wall elongation regulator TseB-like domain-containing protein, translating to MKNWLIFGVVFILSLSLVISVIVFWKATAPFNDIEQQAEELALDTKALAIISESYVYNGNKPYVTVFGVDEYGKEKAIFVPISLEENSVQEVFLQDGISEQQALTAFRDETSVQKVLHTKLGFEEPGAVWEITYMSESGSLNYVYLLFEDGQWWKRILNL from the coding sequence ATGAAAAACTGGTTAATATTTGGTGTAGTCTTTATTTTATCTTTGTCACTTGTTATTTCAGTAATAGTATTCTGGAAAGCGACTGCACCGTTTAATGACATAGAGCAACAAGCTGAGGAGCTAGCGCTTGATACGAAGGCGCTGGCAATTATTTCGGAGTCCTATGTTTATAATGGAAATAAGCCATACGTTACTGTATTCGGAGTAGATGAATATGGTAAGGAAAAGGCAATTTTCGTCCCGATCAGTTTAGAAGAAAATTCAGTGCAGGAAGTATTTTTGCAAGATGGCATTTCCGAACAACAGGCTTTAACCGCCTTTCGTGATGAAACATCTGTACAAAAGGTGCTGCACACAAAGTTAGGTTTTGAGGAACCAGGCGCTGTATGGGAAATTACGTATATGAGCGAGTCGGGTAGTTTAAACTATGTGTATCTCTTGTTCGAAGACGGGCAATGGTGGAAACGCATATTGAATTTGTAG
- a CDS encoding DnaD domain-containing protein, with the protein MRNDFNRIRIWTQQRNITVPNLFFQHYKQLNIQDDEALIVMHLLSFEQEGIDFPTPNDLMIRTHFQVSKLSQILQRLMQKGMLEISQSTDDTGKIAEKYSLYPLWERLLENLEAQQQKVVDTANKVDEATIFTLFEQEFGRLLSPIELETIGMWIDIDKHSPEIIKAALKEAVLASKVNLRYIDRILMEWKKKNITTLGQVEKHSEQYRKHTTTTNTFQPPEQHQPTSKRVSFYNWLEERE; encoded by the coding sequence ATGAGAAATGATTTTAATCGAATCCGCATTTGGACACAGCAACGCAACATTACGGTGCCCAATCTTTTCTTCCAACATTATAAACAGTTAAATATTCAGGATGACGAGGCGCTCATTGTTATGCATTTATTAAGCTTTGAGCAGGAGGGAATTGATTTTCCTACGCCGAATGATTTAATGATACGCACTCATTTTCAAGTTTCTAAACTCTCTCAAATATTGCAACGCTTAATGCAAAAAGGGATGCTAGAAATTTCCCAATCAACTGATGACACAGGAAAAATAGCGGAGAAGTATTCATTATATCCTTTATGGGAGAGGCTATTAGAAAACTTAGAAGCGCAACAACAAAAAGTAGTTGATACAGCCAACAAAGTGGATGAAGCGACGATTTTCACGCTATTTGAACAAGAGTTTGGTCGCTTACTATCACCGATTGAACTTGAAACGATTGGTATGTGGATTGATATTGATAAGCATTCACCAGAAATTATTAAAGCAGCGTTAAAGGAAGCGGTTTTAGCGAGTAAAGTGAATTTACGTTATATTGATCGCATTTTAATGGAGTGGAAAAAGAAAAACATTACGACACTGGGGCAAGTTGAAAAGCATAGTGAACAATACCGAAAACATACGACAACAACGAACACATTTCAACCACCTGAACAGCACCAACCAACTTCAAAGAGAGTGTCGTTCTATAATTGGTTAGAGGAAAGAGAATAG
- a CDS encoding YpoC family protein encodes MIAVNKEKISKEAVNEWYESWEQLQQKIHIAHDARDSSVGQLMQLAIEQFERFIVTSSDSSSVFSETEPYELMPINGMERLSFVKMRPGQYAAYRQLDELYKETKKRCARLRL; translated from the coding sequence ATGATCGCTGTAAATAAAGAGAAAATTTCCAAAGAGGCAGTGAATGAGTGGTATGAAAGCTGGGAGCAATTACAGCAAAAAATTCATATCGCTCATGATGCGCGGGATTCATCAGTAGGGCAGTTAATGCAACTCGCTATCGAACAATTTGAGCGCTTTATCGTAACAAGCTCGGATTCAAGTAGCGTATTTTCTGAAACAGAACCTTATGAATTAATGCCGATTAATGGCATGGAGCGTCTTAGCTTTGTGAAAATGCGCCCAGGTCAGTATGCGGCATATCGCCAATTAGACGAACTGTATAAAGAAACGAAAAAACGATGTGCAAGGCTAAGATTATAA
- the dinG gene encoding ATP-dependent DNA helicase DinG, whose translation MKESQKYAIVDIETTGHSPMNGDRMIQFALVIMEDWQVTKKFSTFIHPGKSIPLFIQDLTNITDADVANAQPFEMHAHKIYELLQDTIFVAHNTDFDLSFLQAEFKRAGLPKWYGKKIDTVELSKILFPMSFSYKLGDLAGELNIPLKSAHRADDDALATAYLLKRCWEELLLLPQNTLEQLHKRSFRLKTNLAQLFFDALHVKRMKATDTGDHVYYKKLAIRKMAPTPKMQDGTISYPFTIEEKMAYLRKGMPHSEERPQQFQMMDSIWHHLNAKSEHVIEASTGIGKTMGYLLPSIFYAMQTGKKVGISTYTSHLLDQLLQNEIPILEQILGHPVKISLLKGMNHYIDVEKFEQMLKASDESYDETFTLLQTLIWLTKTETGDFSELNVSGGGQLLIDKIRKTELPKTTMPLYDFYARAIQNSRQAQIIVTNHAMLLADLVRHEQIFNEIDGWIIDEAHQFVQAAISQDEKIFTYMNWKYLFGQIGNVEDEQLFYRIKRGAIKKQLVHPSTLQQVEKRFNQMVAAFDEAIHVFVRHVQQSTKMNRREQKLTVFLAELHLPTDVFSNVTMAVQRWIDEAQQLALQFCSGVEELAPEHLYLIEQWNYWIREFKLKIAEWDEVFLKDENSYSCWLELDCRSVPGSIQIFKKPIDVTQTIKELFTPIREKCAVIWTSGTLAVPNNERFISNQLGIDPQVTIEKLQAPASYYAGAKAFIVTDMPDIQTVSQNDFIEEVAHAVTNVVRMTQGRCFVLFTSQDMLRKTVELIQESELLNDYMLFAQGITAGSRMRLLKSFQKFNHSVLFGTNSFWEGVDVPGDGLSSVIVVRLPFSSPDEPTFKARAQFLQQQGLNSFTELSLPEAILRFKQGFGRLIRSSQDRGVFIILDRRIDAKSYGSEFIEALPPISVQKLPLDSMVQQLGSWYNK comes from the coding sequence ATGAAAGAAAGTCAAAAATATGCGATTGTTGATATCGAAACGACAGGGCATTCTCCTATGAATGGCGATCGAATGATTCAATTTGCGCTTGTCATTATGGAAGATTGGCAAGTGACAAAAAAGTTTTCCACTTTTATTCATCCAGGTAAATCGATACCCCTTTTTATTCAAGATTTAACGAATATTACGGATGCAGATGTAGCAAATGCGCAACCTTTCGAAATGCATGCACATAAAATTTATGAATTATTACAAGATACAATTTTTGTTGCACATAATACTGATTTTGACTTGTCCTTTTTACAAGCAGAATTTAAACGTGCCGGATTGCCTAAATGGTATGGCAAAAAAATTGATACGGTTGAGTTATCAAAAATTTTATTTCCAATGTCGTTTAGTTACAAGTTAGGGGATTTAGCAGGTGAGTTAAATATTCCACTTAAAAGCGCGCACCGGGCAGATGATGATGCTCTTGCAACAGCGTATTTATTGAAGCGCTGCTGGGAAGAGTTATTATTGTTACCGCAAAATACGCTCGAACAGTTGCATAAACGTTCGTTTCGTTTGAAGACGAATTTAGCTCAATTGTTTTTTGATGCACTTCATGTAAAACGAATGAAAGCAACGGATACGGGAGACCATGTGTATTACAAAAAACTCGCGATTCGTAAAATGGCACCAACACCGAAAATGCAAGATGGTACCATTTCCTATCCGTTTACGATTGAAGAGAAGATGGCATACTTACGGAAAGGCATGCCGCATTCAGAAGAACGTCCACAACAATTTCAAATGATGGACAGTATTTGGCATCATTTAAATGCCAAATCAGAGCATGTTATTGAAGCTTCGACAGGAATTGGGAAAACGATGGGCTATTTATTACCGTCGATATTTTATGCGATGCAAACGGGGAAAAAGGTAGGTATTAGTACGTATACATCGCATTTACTAGATCAGCTCCTGCAAAATGAAATTCCGATTTTGGAACAAATTTTAGGGCACCCTGTTAAAATCTCATTATTAAAAGGCATGAATCATTATATTGATGTAGAAAAATTCGAACAAATGTTAAAAGCATCTGACGAATCGTATGATGAAACTTTTACATTGCTGCAAACGTTAATATGGCTTACAAAGACAGAAACGGGTGATTTCAGTGAACTGAATGTTTCAGGTGGTGGGCAATTATTAATTGATAAAATTCGAAAAACAGAATTGCCGAAAACGACGATGCCACTGTATGACTTTTACGCACGTGCCATTCAAAATAGTCGACAAGCACAAATAATTGTGACGAACCATGCGATGTTGTTAGCAGATTTAGTGCGACATGAGCAAATTTTTAATGAAATAGATGGTTGGATTATTGATGAAGCGCATCAATTTGTTCAAGCAGCCATTAGTCAAGATGAAAAGATTTTTACGTATATGAACTGGAAATATTTATTTGGTCAAATTGGTAATGTGGAGGATGAGCAGCTTTTCTATCGGATAAAGCGAGGCGCTATAAAAAAACAGTTAGTTCATCCGTCGACTTTGCAGCAAGTTGAAAAGCGTTTTAACCAAATGGTCGCTGCATTTGATGAGGCGATTCATGTATTTGTCCGACATGTTCAGCAATCAACAAAGATGAATAGAAGAGAGCAGAAATTAACGGTATTTTTAGCTGAACTTCATTTACCTACAGACGTATTTTCGAACGTCACAATGGCGGTACAACGATGGATTGATGAAGCACAGCAACTAGCGCTCCAATTTTGTTCAGGAGTAGAAGAGCTAGCACCAGAGCATCTCTATTTAATCGAACAATGGAATTATTGGATTCGCGAATTTAAATTGAAAATAGCCGAATGGGATGAAGTGTTCCTTAAAGATGAAAATAGCTATTCTTGCTGGTTAGAACTGGATTGTAGAAGCGTTCCAGGAAGTATTCAAATCTTTAAAAAACCAATCGATGTGACACAAACAATTAAGGAATTATTTACGCCTATCCGTGAAAAATGCGCGGTTATTTGGACTTCTGGAACGCTAGCAGTGCCAAATAACGAACGTTTTATTTCGAATCAATTAGGGATTGATCCACAAGTGACGATTGAAAAGCTTCAAGCACCAGCGAGTTATTATGCAGGGGCAAAAGCATTCATTGTCACTGATATGCCAGATATTCAAACCGTTTCACAAAATGATTTTATTGAAGAGGTGGCCCATGCTGTCACGAACGTGGTGCGCATGACACAAGGGAGATGCTTCGTGCTATTTACATCCCAAGATATGCTGCGTAAAACAGTCGAGCTCATTCAAGAAAGCGAGCTGTTAAATGATTATATGCTGTTTGCGCAAGGCATTACTGCGGGCAGTCGGATGAGGCTGTTAAAATCATTCCAAAAATTCAACCATTCTGTGCTGTTTGGTACGAATAGTTTTTGGGAGGGTGTCGATGTTCCTGGTGATGGCTTATCGTCGGTCATTGTCGTTCGCTTGCCGTTTTCTTCACCAGACGAGCCAACGTTTAAGGCACGTGCACAATTTTTACAGCAGCAAGGGCTAAATTCATTTACTGAATTGTCCTTACCCGAAGCGATATTACGTTTTAAACAAGGGTTCGGTCGTTTAATTCGTTCTAGCCAAGATCGTGGCGTATTTATCATTCTGGATCGCCGAATTGATGCGAAATCTTATGGTTCGGAGTTTATCGAGGCATTACCGCCAATTTCGGTACAAAAACTGCCACTTGATAGTATGGTACAACAGCTTGGAAGTTGGTATAATAAATAA
- a CDS encoding pyridoxal phosphate-dependent aminotransferase translates to MKQLLANRVKTLTPSTTLAITAKAKELKSQGIDVIGLGAGEPDFNTPENILTAAKKSMDDGLTKYTPAGGLPALKQAIIDKLSRDNGLTYKANEILVGVGAKHVLYTLFQVILNEGDEVIIPIPYWVSYPEQVKLAGGVPVYVEGTAEQSYKITAQQLSDAITPKTKAVIINSPSNPSGMIYSKEELAELGKVAEQKDILIVSDEIYEKLVYNGVEHFSIAQLSDQMKARTIVINGVAKSHSMTGWRIGYAAGDATIIKAMTDLASHSTSNATTTAQYAAIEAYNGPQTAVEEMRLAFESRLEAIFPKVAAIPGVKVLAPQGAFYLLPDVSEAAAKTGYASVDDFASALLTEANVAVIPGSGFGAPATIRISYATSLDLIEEAVRRIDTFVKEKWQQ, encoded by the coding sequence ATGAAACAATTGTTAGCAAACCGTGTAAAAACTTTAACACCATCTACAACTTTAGCGATTACAGCTAAAGCAAAAGAGCTAAAATCACAAGGTATTGATGTGATTGGTTTAGGAGCAGGTGAACCTGACTTTAATACACCAGAAAATATTTTAACTGCGGCGAAAAAATCAATGGACGATGGTTTAACTAAGTATACGCCAGCTGGGGGCTTACCTGCGTTAAAGCAAGCGATTATCGATAAACTTTCTCGCGATAATGGTCTTACATATAAAGCAAATGAAATATTAGTTGGTGTTGGGGCGAAACACGTACTGTACACATTGTTCCAAGTAATTTTAAATGAGGGCGATGAAGTCATCATCCCAATCCCTTACTGGGTTTCTTATCCAGAACAAGTGAAGCTAGCAGGCGGCGTACCAGTTTATGTGGAAGGCACAGCGGAGCAAAGTTATAAAATTACTGCTCAACAATTAAGCGATGCAATTACACCTAAAACAAAAGCAGTGATTATTAACTCACCTTCGAATCCATCAGGCATGATTTATTCAAAAGAAGAGTTAGCTGAGTTGGGAAAAGTAGCAGAGCAAAAAGATATTTTAATCGTTTCAGATGAAATTTACGAAAAGCTTGTTTACAATGGAGTAGAGCACTTTTCGATTGCACAACTTTCAGATCAAATGAAGGCACGCACAATTGTTATCAATGGTGTTGCCAAATCACATTCAATGACAGGTTGGCGTATTGGTTATGCGGCAGGCGATGCAACGATTATTAAGGCGATGACGGACTTAGCTTCCCATTCTACTTCAAATGCGACAACAACTGCACAATATGCAGCAATTGAAGCTTACAACGGTCCACAAACGGCTGTGGAAGAAATGCGTCTGGCATTTGAATCACGCTTAGAAGCGATTTTCCCGAAAGTTGCCGCTATTCCTGGGGTAAAAGTATTGGCTCCACAAGGCGCATTTTATTTATTACCAGACGTATCGGAAGCCGCTGCAAAAACAGGCTACGCGTCGGTTGATGATTTTGCGAGCGCGTTATTAACAGAAGCTAATGTTGCAGTAATTCCAGGCTCAGGCTTTGGCGCACCCGCAACAATTCGCATTTCATATGCAACATCATTAGATTTAATAGAAGAAGCAGTTCGACGTATTGATACTTTTGTCAAAGAAAAATGGCAACAATAA
- the nth gene encoding endonuclease III — MLTKTQWLNFLDEMDKMYPDAHCELVHDNPFELTIATLLSAQCTDVLVNKVTKELFQKYKTPQDYLDVSIEELQNDIRSIGLFRNKAKNIQLLSAMLINDFNWEVPATREELVTLPGVGRKTANVVLSVAFNVPAMAVDTHVERVTKRLGLCRWKDNVLEVEETIMKKTPIDRWSRAHHQIIFFGRYHCKAQNPGCGTCPLLADCREGQKRLKKGLVKE; from the coding sequence ATGTTAACAAAGACTCAATGGCTCAATTTTTTAGATGAGATGGATAAAATGTATCCAGATGCACATTGCGAACTTGTGCACGACAATCCATTCGAGCTGACGATAGCGACTCTTTTATCTGCTCAATGTACGGATGTGCTCGTCAATAAAGTTACAAAAGAGCTTTTTCAAAAATATAAAACACCACAAGATTATTTGGATGTTTCGATAGAGGAATTGCAAAATGATATTCGCTCGATTGGATTATTTCGTAACAAAGCCAAAAACATTCAATTATTAAGTGCGATGCTGATCAATGATTTTAACTGGGAAGTGCCTGCAACGAGGGAAGAACTTGTAACATTGCCTGGAGTGGGCCGGAAAACAGCGAACGTCGTACTATCTGTAGCGTTTAATGTACCGGCGATGGCTGTGGATACGCATGTAGAACGTGTAACGAAGCGTTTAGGGTTATGCCGTTGGAAAGATAATGTGCTCGAAGTAGAAGAAACGATTATGAAAAAAACGCCAATCGATCGTTGGAGTCGTGCACATCATCAAATTATTTTCTTTGGTCGCTATCATTGTAAGGCGCAAAATCCAGGCTGTGGGACATGCCCATTATTAGCGGATTGTAGAGAAGGGCAAAAACGTTTGAAAAAAGGTTTGGTGAAAGAATGA
- the asnS gene encoding asparagine--tRNA ligase, giving the protein MKKIMIKDMPNHIGETIKLGAWLANKRASGKLAFLQLRDGSGFAQGVVVKEEVGEELFAVAKGMTQETSMYIIGEVKADERSSFGAELNVTGIEVIHAATDFPITPKEHGPEFLMDNRHLWLRSRKQHAVMKVRNEIIRATYEFFNDNGFTKMDPPILTGSSPEGTSELFHTKYFDEDAFLSQSGQLYMEAAAMALGKVFSFGPTFRAEKSKTRRHLIEFWMIEPEMAFVEHEESLEVQEQYVAHIVQSVLKNCKLELERLGRDTSKLENIQAPFPRISYDDAIKMLHEQGFNDIQWGDDFGAPHETAIANAYDKPVFITCYPTGIKPFYMQPHPERDDVVLCADLIAPEGYGEIIGGSERIHDYDLLKQRIEEHGLSLDAYAWYLDISKQGSVPHSGFGLGLERTVAWISGVEHIRETIPFPRLLNRLYP; this is encoded by the coding sequence ATGAAAAAAATTATGATTAAAGATATGCCAAATCATATCGGTGAAACAATTAAACTAGGTGCTTGGTTAGCAAATAAGCGTGCAAGCGGTAAATTAGCTTTCTTACAATTACGTGATGGCTCAGGCTTTGCTCAAGGTGTTGTCGTGAAAGAAGAAGTAGGCGAAGAGCTTTTTGCTGTAGCAAAAGGCATGACGCAAGAAACTTCAATGTACATTATTGGTGAAGTAAAGGCGGACGAGCGTTCTTCATTCGGTGCGGAATTAAATGTAACGGGTATTGAAGTAATCCATGCTGCTACAGACTTCCCAATTACACCAAAAGAGCACGGTCCAGAGTTTTTAATGGACAACCGCCACTTATGGTTACGTTCTCGTAAACAACATGCGGTAATGAAAGTACGTAATGAAATTATTCGTGCAACATATGAATTCTTTAATGACAACGGCTTCACAAAAATGGACCCACCAATTTTAACAGGTTCATCACCAGAAGGAACATCTGAATTATTCCATACGAAATATTTCGATGAAGATGCTTTCCTTTCTCAATCTGGACAGCTTTACATGGAAGCAGCTGCGATGGCATTAGGAAAAGTATTTTCATTCGGCCCGACATTCCGTGCAGAAAAATCAAAAACGCGTCGTCATTTAATCGAGTTTTGGATGATTGAGCCAGAGATGGCATTTGTGGAACATGAAGAGAGTTTAGAAGTGCAAGAGCAATATGTTGCGCATATCGTTCAATCGGTATTAAAAAACTGTAAGCTAGAATTAGAACGTCTTGGTCGTGATACATCAAAATTAGAAAATATTCAAGCACCATTCCCACGTATTTCTTATGATGATGCGATTAAAATGTTACATGAACAAGGTTTTAACGATATTCAGTGGGGCGATGATTTTGGTGCACCGCACGAAACGGCTATTGCTAATGCATACGATAAGCCAGTATTCATTACATGCTACCCGACTGGTATTAAGCCATTCTACATGCAGCCGCATCCAGAGCGTGATGATGTTGTATTATGTGCAGACTTAATTGCACCAGAAGGTTATGGTGAAATTATTGGTGGTTCTGAGCGTATCCACGATTATGATTTATTAAAACAACGAATTGAAGAACACGGCTTATCTTTAGATGCCTATGCATGGTATTTAGATATTAGCAAGCAAGGTTCAGTACCTCACTCAGGTTTCGGTTTAGGTTTAGAGCGTACAGTTGCGTGGATTTCAGGTGTAGAACATATTCGTGAAACAATTCCATTCCCACGTTTGTTAAACCGTTTATATCCATAA
- a CDS encoding PBP1A family penicillin-binding protein — MSEQKRTREDLKRERQSQKKKAHSKSSFGTWAKRIFLTVFLLGVIGFLGGAGLFAYYVSSAPDLDEELLKDPISSEFYDINGELFATIGAEKRNYVKYEDIPVQMRDAIIATEDSRFFDHFGIDIWRLGSAVIANVRDGFGAQGASTITQQVVKNSFLKNEKKLKRKAQEAWLSIQLERKYSKEQIFEMYFNKILMSGRIYGFGTAAKEFYDKELDELTLDEAALLAGIPQSPNNYNPYKNPERAEKRRNIVLSLMVQHNKISQTEADSAKTANVTAGLIPDEKRIANTTTKYPAFLDVVLSELEAKGETELLSEGIKVYTTLDPVAQKIVENTMNNDKNFPNEQIQAGVAVVDTKTGALRAVGGGRDYSGNFPYNHAYDLTTRSPGSTLKPLVDYGPAFEYLKWSTGETTVDEAITYSGSKQVITNWDSKYGGTMTVREALYTSRNIPAVKTFREVGADRSKQFLENVGIRTDKQLVESDAIGGGRIAISPIQMAASYAAFGNNGAYTDAHAISKVVFRDGSSKSYEPKETIAMSDYTAYMVTDILRDVVSTKRNASASRAMVSGVDIAGKTGTTNYSSDEFKKFNLKKNSVPDTWFAGYTTNYSIAIWGGHSLRKDAITTWEERWLPQTLFKTIMTDLNNHNPSSKFKQPSSVVSATIEVGSNPLKLASDYTPQSHRRTELFVKGTEPKEVSEQFVQEEVDAPTNVHALYNEAAQLVDLTWAHPSLTQEDGTPVTFEVTMKADEEAPTVISVTSSLALQISNIEQGKTYTFSVVALADDIRSEPASTSIYIEPDTSLEEPIVPEIPGFDDEDSFFPTNPEEPNPDEDNWNNGNNNWNGNNGNNNNNGNGNGNGNGNGNNGNGHGNGNGNNNTEQPDTGEIPVTTPPSPPTTPDPGAEEESVVDGE; from the coding sequence GTGTCAGAACAAAAACGAACTCGTGAAGATTTAAAACGCGAGCGTCAATCACAAAAGAAAAAAGCGCATTCGAAATCTTCTTTCGGTACATGGGCAAAACGAATTTTCTTAACCGTCTTTTTATTGGGGGTTATCGGATTTTTAGGTGGTGCTGGGCTATTTGCCTATTATGTAAGTAGCGCGCCAGATTTAGATGAAGAATTATTAAAGGACCCCATTTCATCAGAATTTTATGATATAAATGGAGAGCTCTTCGCCACTATTGGTGCAGAAAAACGGAACTATGTAAAATATGAAGATATTCCCGTTCAAATGCGAGATGCCATTATCGCGACGGAAGATTCCCGATTTTTCGACCATTTCGGGATCGATATTTGGCGACTCGGTAGTGCAGTCATCGCCAATGTCCGAGATGGCTTTGGGGCACAAGGTGCGAGTACAATTACACAACAAGTTGTGAAAAATTCATTCTTAAAAAATGAGAAAAAATTAAAACGTAAAGCACAAGAAGCTTGGCTTTCGATACAATTAGAACGCAAATATTCAAAAGAACAAATTTTCGAAATGTACTTTAATAAAATACTGATGTCCGGTCGTATTTACGGTTTTGGTACAGCAGCAAAAGAATTTTATGACAAAGAGTTAGATGAATTAACATTGGATGAAGCGGCTTTACTTGCAGGTATCCCGCAAAGTCCGAATAATTATAACCCATATAAAAATCCAGAGCGTGCAGAAAAACGACGTAATATCGTTCTTTCTTTAATGGTTCAACATAATAAAATTTCGCAAACGGAAGCTGATTCAGCGAAAACGGCCAATGTAACAGCTGGTTTAATTCCTGATGAAAAACGTATTGCGAACACAACGACGAAATATCCGGCATTTTTAGATGTCGTATTATCTGAGCTAGAAGCAAAAGGTGAGACAGAATTACTTTCAGAAGGCATTAAAGTATATACAACATTAGATCCAGTGGCACAAAAAATTGTTGAAAATACGATGAACAATGACAAGAACTTCCCGAACGAACAAATTCAAGCAGGTGTTGCTGTCGTTGATACGAAAACAGGAGCATTACGCGCGGTCGGTGGTGGTCGAGATTATTCTGGAAACTTCCCTTATAACCACGCTTACGACTTAACAACGCGTTCACCTGGTTCGACATTAAAACCATTAGTCGATTACGGTCCCGCTTTTGAATATTTAAAATGGTCAACAGGGGAAACAACGGTCGATGAAGCAATTACGTATTCAGGCTCTAAACAAGTCATTACAAACTGGGATAGTAAATATGGCGGTACAATGACTGTTCGTGAAGCACTTTACACTTCTCGAAACATTCCTGCTGTTAAGACATTCCGTGAAGTCGGTGCCGATCGTTCAAAACAATTTTTAGAAAATGTCGGTATTCGTACGGACAAACAACTTGTGGAATCTGATGCTATTGGTGGTGGTCGTATTGCAATTTCACCAATTCAAATGGCTGCTTCTTACGCGGCTTTCGGAAATAACGGAGCTTACACGGATGCACACGCAATATCAAAGGTTGTCTTCCGTGATGGCTCTTCGAAATCTTATGAACCAAAAGAAACAATTGCCATGAGTGACTACACGGCCTACATGGTAACGGATATTTTACGTGATGTTGTCAGTACAAAACGCAACGCCTCAGCATCGAGAGCCATGGTTTCAGGAGTAGACATTGCTGGTAAAACAGGGACAACAAACTACTCTTCTGATGAATTTAAAAAATTTAATTTAAAGAAAAATTCAGTTCCAGACACTTGGTTTGCAGGCTATACAACGAATTATTCGATTGCCATTTGGGGTGGGCATTCACTACGTAAAGATGCCATAACAACATGGGAAGAACGCTGGTTGCCACAAACATTATTTAAAACGATTATGACAGATTTAAATAACCATAACCCATCATCTAAGTTTAAGCAGCCAAGCTCGGTTGTTTCTGCAACGATTGAAGTTGGATCGAATCCGTTAAAATTAGCGAGTGATTATACACCACAATCACATCGTAGAACTGAGTTATTTGTAAAAGGAACAGAACCAAAAGAAGTATCTGAGCAATTTGTTCAAGAAGAAGTGGATGCTCCGACAAATGTGCATGCACTATACAATGAAGCTGCACAGTTAGTCGATTTAACATGGGCACACCCTTCGCTTACACAAGAAGATGGTACTCCTGTAACGTTTGAAGTGACGATGAAAGCAGATGAAGAGGCGCCAACAGTCATTTCTGTCACGAGTTCGCTCGCTCTTCAAATATCCAATATTGAACAAGGGAAAACGTATACTTTCTCAGTTGTTGCACTAGCTGATGATATTCGCAGTGAACCTGCGTCGACTTCGATTTACATCGAGCCTGATACATCACTTGAGGAGCCAATTGTACCTGAAATTCCAGGTTTTGATGATGAAGATTCATTCTTCCCGACAAACCCAGAAGAGCCGAATCCAGATGAAGATAATTGGAATAATGGCAATAACAATTGGAACGGCAATAATGGAAATAACAATAACAATGGCAACGGTAACGGGAATGGGAATGGGAATGGCAATAATGGAAATGGTCACGGGAATGGTAACGGGAATAACAACACCGAACAGCCAGATACCGGAGAAATTCCAGTTACAACCCCTCCATCCCCTCCTACTACGCCAGATCCAGGAGCAGAGGAAGAATCGGTTGTGGACGGAGAATAA